In one window of Bizionia sp. M204 DNA:
- a CDS encoding type II toxin-antitoxin system HicA family toxin, with protein MAKIDKLILKIQANPKDFTWDELKKVLSHFGYEEMPQKGKTGGSRRKFVNNKKEVISLHEPHPKKIVKSYVIKQIIEHLNL; from the coding sequence GTGGCAAAAATTGATAAACTCATATTAAAAATTCAAGCAAACCCGAAAGACTTTACTTGGGATGAATTAAAAAAGGTTTTATCACATTTTGGTTATGAAGAAATGCCACAAAAGGGAAAAACTGGAGGTTCAAGAAGAAAGTTCGTAAATAATAAAAAAGAGGTGATTAGTTTACATGAGCCACATCCAAAGAAAATAGTAAAATCATATGTTATTAAACAAATTATAGAACATTTAAACTTGTAA
- a CDS encoding type II toxin-antitoxin system HicB family antitoxin, whose amino-acid sequence MSDYLTYKGYFGTVNFNSDDEVFYGKIFGISDLINFEGSSVKELKESFEESLDDYLETCKALNKTPDKTFKGSFNVRVSMELHKKAAMIANQKSISLNDFVKKAIDYAVSHDKDLDEITTMKTQKM is encoded by the coding sequence ATGAGTGATTATTTAACATACAAAGGATATTTTGGAACTGTCAATTTTAATTCAGACGATGAAGTATTTTATGGAAAGATTTTTGGAATTAGTGATTTAATTAACTTTGAAGGATCGTCTGTTAAAGAATTAAAGGAATCTTTTGAGGAATCTTTAGATGATTATTTGGAGACATGTAAAGCGCTAAATAAAACACCAGATAAGACATTTAAGGGGAGTTTTAATGTTAGGGTAAGCATGGAATTGCATAAAAAAGCAGCTATGATTGCCAATCAGAAAAGCATTTCTTTAAATGATTTTGTAAAGAAAGCTATTGATTATGCGGTTTCTCATGATAAAGATTTGGATGAAATTACCACAATGAAAACACAAAAAATGTAA
- a CDS encoding NAD(P)-dependent alcohol dehydrogenase, whose amino-acid sequence MKETVKAYGAKSATANLEPMTIERRDLQANDVKIDILYSGVCHSDIHTVRNDWKGSTYPVVPGHEIVGRVTAVGSDVKNFKVGELVGVGCMVDSCQTCNSCEHDLEQFCENGATFTYNSPDKHLGGQTYGGYSTSVVCNQEFVLRVPENIDPKGAAPLLCAGITTWSPLRHWKVKKGDKVGVIGLGGLGHMGVKFANALGAHVVMITTSPDKADDAERLGAHEVLISKDQDTMKQHANSFDFILNTIPVGHAMDPYLSLLKIDATMVLVGAIENMREFHGGSLVMGRKRVAGSLIGGIKETQEMLDFCGEHDIVSDIEVIDMQNINEAYERVTKNDVKYRFVIDMASLK is encoded by the coding sequence ATGAAAGAAACTGTAAAAGCTTATGGAGCTAAAAGTGCCACAGCCAATTTAGAACCAATGACTATTGAACGTCGCGACTTACAAGCTAACGATGTCAAGATTGATATATTATATAGTGGTGTTTGCCATTCGGATATTCATACCGTTAGAAACGATTGGAAAGGCTCCACATATCCGGTTGTTCCTGGCCATGAAATTGTAGGTCGTGTTACAGCCGTTGGGAGTGATGTGAAAAATTTTAAAGTTGGTGAATTAGTTGGAGTTGGTTGTATGGTAGATTCCTGCCAAACGTGCAACAGCTGTGAGCATGATTTGGAGCAGTTTTGTGAAAATGGTGCGACATTCACCTACAACAGTCCAGACAAACATTTAGGTGGTCAAACTTATGGAGGTTATTCAACATCTGTGGTTTGCAATCAAGAATTTGTACTGCGTGTGCCAGAAAATATTGATCCAAAAGGTGCAGCACCATTGCTTTGTGCTGGAATTACCACCTGGTCGCCATTGCGCCATTGGAAGGTAAAGAAAGGTGATAAAGTAGGTGTTATTGGTTTAGGCGGCCTTGGACATATGGGCGTGAAATTCGCTAATGCGTTGGGAGCGCATGTCGTGATGATTACCACATCGCCAGATAAAGCGGATGATGCCGAACGATTAGGTGCTCATGAGGTGTTGATTTCAAAAGATCAAGACACGATGAAGCAACATGCCAATAGTTTCGATTTTATATTGAATACCATTCCAGTTGGTCACGCTATGGATCCGTATTTGAGTTTATTGAAAATTGATGCGACGATGGTTTTAGTTGGTGCTATTGAAAATATGCGCGAATTTCATGGCGGTAGTCTGGTTATGGGCCGGAAACGTGTTGCTGGATCCTTAATTGGTGGGATTAAAGAAACCCAAGAGATGTTAGATTTTTGTGGTGAACATGATATTGTTTCGGATATTGAAGTGATAGACATGCAAAATATCAATGAAGCTTATGAGCGTGTGACAAAAAACGATGTGAAATACCGTTTTGTAATTGACATGGCTAGTTTGAAATAA
- a CDS encoding alkene reductase, giving the protein MTKKQALLQPYQLNNDITLKNRVVMAPMTRSRADNPDKVPTEDLHALYYAQRASAGLIISEGSQVSEQAVGYIHTPGIHTQKQVAGWKLVTKAVHDEGGKIFIQLWHVGRMSHPDFHNGNLPIAPSAINPKVQSFTPTGFKDTVTPKAMTQADIDQTILDFKNAAKNAMDAGFDGVEIHSSNGYLFHQFFSTTSNIRTDNYGGSIENRARFFFEVLDAIISVMPENRVGVRFNPSAHNIFGVTVDEETLPTFDYIINKLNDYDLAYVHLSEPFNDVSDVPYAETEIAKRYRPIYKGTLMINTNFKQASGNAVLERGDADLVAIGKPFVSNPDLVERFEQNLELAEWDADTFYTTGKKGYTDYEKIT; this is encoded by the coding sequence ATGACCAAGAAACAAGCTTTACTCCAACCTTATCAACTCAACAACGATATTACCTTGAAAAATCGCGTAGTTATGGCGCCCATGACGCGAAGTCGTGCTGACAATCCTGATAAAGTTCCGACAGAAGATTTGCATGCGCTTTATTATGCGCAACGTGCTTCGGCTGGATTAATTATTTCCGAAGGCTCACAAGTTTCAGAGCAAGCGGTGGGTTATATACATACGCCTGGAATCCATACGCAAAAGCAAGTAGCAGGGTGGAAGCTGGTTACCAAAGCGGTTCATGATGAAGGTGGTAAGATATTTATACAATTATGGCATGTGGGTCGGATGTCGCATCCTGATTTTCATAATGGCAATTTACCAATAGCACCTTCGGCTATTAATCCGAAGGTGCAATCCTTTACACCAACAGGTTTTAAAGATACGGTAACGCCAAAAGCAATGACACAAGCCGATATTGATCAAACCATATTAGATTTCAAGAATGCAGCAAAAAATGCCATGGATGCTGGGTTTGATGGTGTGGAAATACATTCATCAAACGGGTATTTATTCCATCAGTTTTTTAGTACAACATCCAATATTAGAACCGATAATTATGGTGGCAGTATTGAAAATCGAGCGCGTTTTTTCTTTGAAGTTCTGGACGCTATCATATCGGTTATGCCTGAAAATAGAGTAGGAGTCCGCTTTAATCCTTCAGCTCACAACATATTTGGTGTGACAGTGGATGAAGAAACGCTTCCCACATTTGATTATATCATAAACAAATTAAATGATTATGACTTGGCTTATGTGCATTTATCTGAACCTTTTAATGATGTGTCAGACGTGCCTTATGCCGAAACAGAAATCGCCAAACGATACAGACCGATTTATAAAGGTACTTTGATGATAAACACAAATTTTAAGCAGGCGAGTGGTAACGCGGTTTTAGAACGTGGTGATGCTGATTTAGTCGCCATTGGAAAACCCTTTGTTTCAAACCCGGATTTGGTGGAGCGTTTTGAGCAAAACTTGGAATTAGCAGAGTGGGATGCCGATACATTTTATACCACTGGTAAAAAGGGCTATACCGATTATGAAAAAATAACATAA